A genomic stretch from Telmatocola sphagniphila includes:
- a CDS encoding DUF1501 domain-containing protein: MNIPKELRASVAVPPSRRQLLKTASSGFGLVALAGLLGQSKARASEPEAKPLAPKAPHFKARAKRLIFVHMNGAISHHDTFDYKPQLEKNDGKPGPGGGILTASKFKWKQYGETGSWFTELLPKLAQHADKLTWLRGLHTDTPAHPQAVVQLHTGSANAALTRPSLGAWLLYGLGSENQELPGYITINPPPNFGGAVNFGSAFLPAHFQGTRIDDLGQLPNLKPSTATTLQRKQLDLIQAMNRELGNTPTAPDQLDGVIETMELGFRMQGKVPELLDIRQEPQKVKDAYGIKDGPAGGFARQCLMARRLSEAGVRFVEICQPGWDHHTNLHKGMIERCASIDQPVAALLTDLEQKGLLSETLVLFGSEFGRQPTAQGKDGRDHNITGYPMFLTGAGVKKGFTYGSTDEYGIKAVEGRMHTNDLHATLLALMGLDHEKLTYRYAGRDFRLTDIAGQVASEVLT; the protein is encoded by the coding sequence ATGAATATTCCCAAAGAACTTCGGGCTTCAGTTGCGGTGCCACCCAGCCGCCGACAGCTATTAAAAACGGCCAGTAGCGGCTTCGGCCTCGTTGCTCTGGCAGGACTGCTCGGTCAATCCAAAGCCCGAGCGTCAGAACCTGAGGCGAAACCTCTTGCCCCCAAAGCTCCCCATTTTAAAGCGCGGGCGAAGCGGCTCATATTCGTTCATATGAACGGGGCAATCTCACATCACGATACGTTCGATTACAAACCGCAGCTGGAAAAGAATGACGGCAAGCCGGGTCCGGGCGGCGGCATTCTAACCGCTTCAAAATTCAAGTGGAAGCAGTACGGCGAAACGGGTAGCTGGTTCACGGAATTATTGCCTAAACTCGCCCAGCATGCGGATAAACTCACCTGGCTCCGAGGCCTGCACACCGACACTCCGGCCCATCCTCAGGCCGTGGTTCAACTCCACACCGGGAGCGCGAACGCAGCGCTGACCCGTCCCAGTTTAGGAGCCTGGCTCTTATACGGTCTGGGCTCCGAGAATCAGGAATTACCCGGCTACATCACCATCAATCCGCCGCCGAATTTCGGAGGCGCGGTGAACTTCGGCAGCGCGTTCCTACCAGCTCACTTCCAGGGAACCCGCATCGACGATCTGGGACAATTGCCGAATCTGAAGCCTTCCACTGCCACGACTCTGCAGCGAAAACAACTCGATTTGATCCAAGCCATGAATCGCGAATTGGGCAATACCCCGACCGCGCCGGATCAACTCGATGGAGTTATCGAAACCATGGAACTCGGTTTTCGCATGCAAGGCAAAGTGCCCGAACTACTGGACATTCGCCAGGAACCCCAGAAGGTGAAGGATGCCTACGGTATCAAGGATGGCCCCGCGGGCGGATTTGCTCGGCAGTGTTTGATGGCGCGAAGACTCTCAGAAGCCGGCGTTCGGTTCGTCGAAATTTGTCAACCGGGATGGGATCATCACACCAATTTGCACAAAGGGATGATAGAGCGCTGCGCTTCGATCGATCAACCGGTGGCCGCTCTCTTAACCGACCTGGAACAAAAGGGACTGCTTTCCGAAACCCTTGTTCTCTTCGGAAGTGAGTTCGGCCGACAGCCCACTGCCCAAGGGAAGGATGGTCGCGATCATAACATCACGGGCTACCCGATGTTTTTAACCGGAGCGGGAGTCAAGAAAGGCTTCACTTACGGCTCCACGGATGAGTATGGTATCAAAGCGGTTGAAGGTCGGATGCATACCAACGATTTGCATGCCACCTTACTAGCGTTGATGGGTCTGGATCACGAAAAGTTGACCTATCGCTATGCCGGCCGCGATTTTCGACTGACGGATATTGCAGGTCAGGTCGCCAGCGAAGTTCTGACGTAG
- a CDS encoding DUF3592 domain-containing protein → MPGSWPATPGKITHCELYEIPDREGNTYEVRCEYSYTVEGISYTSSRLAFWYYPGSDKYDEEQIYRKLKSAKAVSVRYDPTDPSISSLSYGVHPGSKLTIAFSVVWLLMMLAFNIAAWVLSHPNRTILENIVAQ, encoded by the coding sequence TTGCCCGGAAGCTGGCCGGCTACGCCTGGAAAGATCACTCACTGTGAACTCTATGAGATTCCCGACAGAGAAGGTAATACATACGAGGTCCGGTGTGAATACTCGTATACAGTTGAAGGGATTTCCTACACGAGTTCTCGACTGGCATTCTGGTATTATCCCGGTAGCGATAAATACGACGAAGAACAAATTTATCGAAAGCTTAAAAGTGCAAAGGCAGTTAGTGTGCGATACGATCCAACTGATCCTTCGATTTCGTCTCTCTCCTACGGCGTGCATCCGGGCAGCAAATTGACGATCGCTTTCTCGGTTGTCTGGCTTTTGATGATGTTAGCATTCAACATCGCTGCTTGGGTACTCAGTCACCCAAACAGAACAATACTCGAGAATATTGTAGCGCAGTGA
- a CDS encoding ISAs1 family transposase — translation MFQLSELSPAPAKTPLTDLLVHFADLPDHRLDRCQQHTLSEIIFIAICAAVSGANDWVAVEAFGVTKIDWFRKYLPLPNGIPSHDTFGRVFRYLDTDAFEACFASWMAEICVGTDLLQVAIDGKTMRSSGGPGQKCLHVVSAFATANRVTLGQEAVDDKSNEITAIPELLKRLDIAGKIVTIDAMGCQKKIAEAVRERDADYLLAVKDNQPTLLAEIKAHYFKHLESGFADVPTTFCESTEKNRGRVEYRSCLVFSDVNFLSMKDDWKGLKTVVVVVTDRRENHKSASEIRYYICSRASDAPVLAKAVREHWTIENNLHWSLDVTFGDDDSRVRKDNGPQNFARIKRLALSIVANASGKESMAVKRLKACASDERRELIIREFLQL, via the coding sequence ATGTTTCAGCTTTCCGAACTATCTCCCGCGCCGGCGAAAACTCCGTTGACCGATCTCCTCGTCCACTTCGCGGATTTGCCCGACCACCGCCTCGATCGTTGCCAACAACACACGCTTTCGGAAATCATTTTCATAGCCATTTGCGCCGCGGTTTCCGGAGCCAACGACTGGGTGGCCGTCGAAGCTTTCGGCGTGACCAAGATCGACTGGTTCCGGAAGTATCTCCCCTTGCCCAACGGCATCCCGAGCCATGACACTTTCGGCCGAGTTTTCCGCTATCTGGACACGGATGCTTTCGAGGCCTGCTTCGCTTCATGGATGGCGGAAATCTGCGTCGGGACCGACCTGCTTCAGGTGGCGATCGACGGCAAGACGATGCGTTCGTCAGGCGGTCCGGGTCAGAAGTGCCTGCACGTGGTCAGCGCGTTTGCGACGGCCAACCGCGTGACGCTGGGCCAAGAGGCGGTGGACGATAAATCGAACGAGATCACCGCGATCCCGGAATTGCTGAAACGGCTGGACATTGCCGGAAAAATCGTGACTATCGACGCGATGGGCTGTCAAAAAAAAATCGCCGAGGCGGTGCGGGAACGGGACGCGGATTACCTGTTGGCGGTGAAGGACAATCAACCGACTCTCTTGGCCGAGATCAAGGCTCATTACTTCAAGCATTTGGAGTCCGGATTCGCCGATGTACCGACGACGTTCTGCGAATCGACGGAGAAGAATCGAGGCCGAGTGGAGTACCGTTCGTGCCTCGTGTTTTCGGACGTCAATTTCTTATCGATGAAGGACGATTGGAAAGGCTTGAAGACGGTGGTCGTGGTGGTGACCGACCGCCGAGAAAACCACAAGAGCGCGAGCGAAATCCGCTACTATATTTGCAGCCGAGCGTCGGACGCTCCGGTGTTGGCGAAAGCGGTCCGGGAACATTGGACGATCGAGAATAATTTGCATTGGTCCTTGGATGTGACATTCGGCGACGACGACAGCCGGGTTCGAAAAGATAACGGCCCTCAGAATTTCGCCAGGATTAAAAGGTTGGCTCTGAGCATAGTAGCGAATGCGAGCGGCAAGGAATCGATGGCAGTCAAACGACTGAAAGCCTGCGCCAGCGATGAACGCCGAGAATTAATTATTCGAGAATTCCTTCAGCTTTAA